A single genomic interval of Gossypium raimondii isolate GPD5lz chromosome 11, ASM2569854v1, whole genome shotgun sequence harbors:
- the LOC105801595 gene encoding uncharacterized protein LOC105801595, whose translation MVSQQRMLLKSEIRHQERGDEGQRCVGGLRSYTKTRIGKKKFWSSSSIGVMTSLTGKGGITISDGGKKMYKRSIQKAKETTRLKRRKAVLRNKIEQKTLMRESLQASKRDAAEGMSRYRLSKMMRNELRDEVNRVINDFVRLRALEILVMQEMGFF comes from the exons ATGGTTTCCCAGCAAAGGATGCTGTTGAAATCAGAGATACGCCACCAAGAAAGAGGCGATGAAGGGCAAAGGTGTGTCGGAGGATTAAG GTCATACACAAAAACAAGaattggcaagaaaaagttttgGTCTTCGTCTTCGATTGGGGTGATGACAAGTCTCACCG GAAAAGGGGGAATCACTATATCAGATGGTGGAAAAAAGATGTACAAAAGGAGCATCCAG AAAGCGAAAGAAACTACTAGGCTGAAGAGAAGGAAAGCAGTACTGAGAAATAAGATAGAGCAGAAGACGTTGATGAGGGAGTCACTACAGGCGAGTAAACGAGATGCCGCAGAGGGTATGTCACGGTATAGGTTGTCGAAGATGATGAGGAATGAGCTAAGGGATGAGGTGAATAGAGTTATCAACGACTTTGTGAGGTTGCGGGCATTGGAGATATTGGTGATGCAGGAGATGGGTTTCTTTTGA